A segment of the Candidatus Eremiobacteraceae bacterium genome:
GCGGTGCTGTGTCCGTCTACCACCGAATACCTCGGCTTATCGCGCTATGCGCCGGCGCGCGCGCTGATCGCTGCGGGCGTGCCGGTCGCCGTCGCCACCGATTTCAATCCGGGTACGAGCACGTGTTTTTCCCTGCAGACGGCGGCCTATCTCGCTCGACGTCGGTTGCGGATGACGGCGCCGGAGACGCTGGCTGCGATAACCCTCAACGCCGCACATTCGCTTGGGATAGCACGCGAGGCAGGCAGCATCGAGCTGGGGAAACGGGCCGATCTGGTCGCACTAGCTACGTCAGATTATCGTGAGCTAGGTTACTATTACGGGGTCAATCTCTCGACGTTGGTTACGATCGGCCGCGAATCCACTCGATTTGCGATTGGCGGCGCAGCCACGAGGGTATTCTAAATCCGTGATGTCCGGCCTGATTCAGTTCGAAGCCAACTTTGTGAGCGCGCCGTCCGCGGTTGCCGATGCGCGGCATGCCGTCCGCGAATTCGCGGTGCGCGCCGGACTCGACCCGTGGGATACGTCCGATGTCGTCCTTGCCGCAGGCGAGGCGTGCAACAATGCCGCCGAGCACGCGCATGTGGCGGGCGGCCGGTTCACCGTGCGCGGCGTCGATGACGGAAATGCGCTCGCGATCGAGGTCACCGACTACGGCGGCGGATTCGACCTAGCGGGCAAAGGCGCCGGAATGGATCCGGAAGAGCGGGGCGTGCGCGGCCTCGGCATTTTCTTGATGCGTTGTTTGATGGACGAGGTCAGCTACTCGACCGACGGCGACGGCACAACCGTACGTTTGGTCAAGCGCTCGCCGCACCGGCATCTCAACGAAGCGGTCTAGACTAC
Coding sequences within it:
- a CDS encoding ATP-binding protein; amino-acid sequence: MSGLIQFEANFVSAPSAVADARHAVREFAVRAGLDPWDTSDVVLAAGEACNNAAEHAHVAGGRFTVRGVDDGNALAIEVTDYGGGFDLAGKGAGMDPEERGVRGLGIFLMRCLMDEVSYSTDGDGTTVRLVKRSPHRHLNEAV